A region from the Arachis ipaensis cultivar K30076 chromosome B01, Araip1.1, whole genome shotgun sequence genome encodes:
- the LOC107617545 gene encoding probable histone H2B.3 has protein sequence MKSNALRHCSFLIRTNPQNYICRSTFSLFPSPHTSFFHSRLFAERQTESRFQFSLFQILMAPPTKAEKKPAEKKPASEKSPSATIAVEKKPKVEKKITKEGGSDKKKKRVKKSVETYKIYIFKVLKQVHPDIGISSKAMGIMNSFINDIFEKLAQEASRLARYNKKPTITSREIQTAVRLVLPGELAKHAVSEGTKAVTKFTSS, from the coding sequence ATGAAATCAAATGCTCTACGTCACTGTTCATTTCTAATCCGAACTAACCCCCAAAATTATATATGTAGATCCACCTTCTCTCTTTTTCCATCACCACACACTTCATTTTTTCATTCACGTCTTTTTGCAGAACGTCAAACCGAATCCCGATTTCAATTTTCTCTTTTCCAAATTTTAATGGCTCCTCCAACAAAGGCAGAAAAGAAGCCTGCAGAAAAGAAACCTGCGTCAGAAAAATCACCATCTGCGACCATAGCGGTAGAGAAGAAACCGAAggtagaaaagaagataacaaaaGAAGGAGGGAGcgacaagaagaagaagagggtgAAGAAAAGCGTTGAAACCTACAAGATCTACATATTTAAGGTTCTGAAGCAGGTTCACCCTGACATTGGGATCTCGAGCAAAGCCATGGGGATCATGAACAGTTTTATCAATGACATCTTTGAGAAGCTCGCTCAAGAAGCTTCTAGATTGGCTAGGTATAACAAGAAACCAACAATCACTTCTAGGGAGATCCAGACCGCTGTACGGCTTGTCCTCCCCGGTGAGCTTGCCAAGCATGCCGTCTCTGAAGGCACAAAAGCTGTTACAAAATTCACCAGTTCTTGA